From Actinopolyspora lacussalsi, a single genomic window includes:
- a CDS encoding hypothetical protein (product_source=Hypo-rule applied; superfamily=52540), which yields MNHPRATRQDHERFCRTEGWDRVRDARGRSGTHHITYELALPDGRILRTRISHPVDRSAYGAGLWQHVLRDQLEVDEPQFWSCVHDGNPPTRGVPEPQAETLPADLVHLLINRVGLADSEVAMMDKDEAIARLQRYWTEGR from the coding sequence GTGAACCACCCCCGCGCGACCCGGCAGGACCACGAACGGTTCTGTCGGACAGAAGGCTGGGATCGGGTTCGGGACGCTCGGGGCCGCTCCGGCACCCACCACATCACCTATGAACTCGCGCTCCCCGACGGCCGGATTCTGCGCACGCGGATTTCCCACCCGGTCGACCGAAGCGCCTACGGGGCCGGCCTGTGGCAACACGTCCTCCGCGATCAGCTCGAAGTCGACGAACCCCAGTTCTGGTCGTGCGTGCACGACGGGAACCCCCCGACACGCGGTGTTCCCGAACCGCAGGCCGAGACACTGCCTGCCGACCTGGTCCACCTGCTGATCAATCGCGTGGGGTTGGCGGACTCCGAAGTCGCCATGATGGACAAGGACGAGGCGATAGCACGGCTCCAGCGTTACTGGACCGAAGGTCGGTGA
- a CDS encoding putative RNase H-like HicB family nuclease (product_source=COG1598; cog=COG1598; pfam=PF12910; superfamily=143100), translating into MSAVHYDSYTEARAHLKDLLDAADRGHVASLRRDSATTAVVDAERLRSYLASVTPSQAQVIPEGEGWSVFIPGLPVAADGATFDEAITEMIAALREYAEDWQERLLNAPNHRENWGLVQLVSFSDDEQLRDWLIGSKQ; encoded by the coding sequence ATGTCCGCTGTGCACTACGACAGCTACACCGAAGCGCGGGCTCATCTGAAGGATCTACTCGACGCGGCCGATCGTGGACACGTAGCGTCACTACGTCGAGACTCGGCCACCACAGCGGTGGTCGATGCCGAACGGTTGCGCTCTTACCTCGCGTCGGTCACCCCGTCCCAGGCACAAGTGATCCCCGAAGGAGAGGGCTGGTCGGTGTTCATCCCCGGCCTACCGGTGGCCGCGGACGGCGCCACATTCGATGAGGCGATCACCGAGATGATCGCGGCGCTGCGCGAGTACGCCGAGGACTGGCAGGAACGACTGCTGAACGCGCCCAACCACCGCGAGAACTGGGGCCTGGTCCAGCTCGTGAGCTTCAGCGACGACGAACAACTTCGCGACTGGCTGATTGGTAGCAAGCAGTGA